Proteins co-encoded in one Camelus bactrianus isolate YW-2024 breed Bactrian camel chromosome 6, ASM4877302v1, whole genome shotgun sequence genomic window:
- the INSM2 gene encoding insulinoma-associated protein 2 encodes MPRGFLVKRTKRTGGSYRVRLAERVFPLLGSHRAPPFPEEASSAPQPSAEQAASPAPEEEVAHELSGSSCQAARVSPGAGGRKGAGWRADVREGPGPSPSPTKPAGAELRRAFLERCLNSPVSAESFPGGAAAVAAFSCSVAPAAAPTSGEQFLLPLRAPFPEPALHPDPAPLSATLHGLKRAAGGERRATAPPGCASGPSAAVVKKPKAMRKLSFADEVTTSPVLGLKIKEEEPGAPSQGLGGSRTPLGEFICQLCKEQYADPFALAQHRCSRIVRVEYRCPECDKVFSCPANLASHRRWHKPRPAAANAATVSSADGKLLPSSASCSQDTGAVASYLAEGKENSRAERTADQHLQAGDSSRAEQHQDSARHQGLQVLSHPDPPLPQVPYTEGVLGRRVPGPGSASGVGGPEIFVCPYCHKKFRRQAYLRKHLGTHEAGSAGTLAPGFGAERGAPLAFACPLCGAHFPSADIRDKHRLWHAVREELLLPALAGAPPEAPSPGGASDASAQQIFSCKHCPSTFFSSPGLTRHINKCHPSESRQVLLLQMPLRPGC; translated from the coding sequence ATGCCTAGGGGCTTCCTGGTAAAGCGAACTAAACGGACAGGCGGCTCGTACCGAGTGCGCCTAGCCGAGCGGGTCTTCCCCTTGCTGGGGTCCCACAGGGCGCCACCCTTCCCCGAGGAGGCTTCCAGTGCCCCCCAGCCCAGTGCCGAGCAGGCGGCATCCCCCGCCCCGGAGGAGGAGGTGGCCCACGAACTGTCGGGGTCATCCTGTCAGGCAGCGAGGGTGAGCCCAGGGGCGGGCGGGCGGAAAGGCGCGGGGTGGAGGGCGGATGTCAGGGAGGGTCCcgggcccagccccagccccacgaAGCCAGCCGGCGCGGAGCTACGCCGGGCGTTCCTCGAGCGCTGTCTCAACTCGCCTGTCTCTGCTGAGTCCTTTCCCGGGGGAGCCGCCGCCGTGGCCGCTTTCTCCTGCTCGGTGGCGCCAGCAGCCGCACCGACCTCGGGGGAGCAGTTCTTGCTGCCGCTCCGGGCACCGTTCCCGGAGCCCGCGCTCCATCCGGACCCTGCACCCCTCTCGGCCACCCTTCACGGCCTGAAGCGGGCCGCCGGCGGCGAGCGCCGCGCCACGGCACCTCCCGGCTGCGCGTCTGGACCCTCCGCCGCGGTAGTGAAGAAGCCAAAGGCCATGAGGAAGTTGAGCTTCGCCGATGAAGTCACCACGTCCCCTGTCCTGGGCCTGAAGATCAAGGAGGAGGAGCCCGGAGCGCCGTCCCAGGGCCTGGGGGGCAGCCGCACACCGCTGGGGGAATTCATCTGCCAGCTGTGCAAGGAGCAGTACGCAGACCCCTTCGCTCTAGCTCAACACCGCTGCTCCCGCATCGTACGCGTCGAGTACCGCTGCCCTGAGTGCGACAAGGTCTTCAGCTGCCCTGCGAACCTCGCCTCACATCGCCGCTGGCACAAGCCCCGTCCTGCGGCGGCAAATGCCGCCACAGTCTCCTCAGCCGACGGGAAGCTGCTGCCTTCGTCGGCCTCGTGCTCCCAGGATACTGGGGCTGTTGCGTCTTATCTGGCCGAGGGTAAGGAGAACAGCCGGGCAGAGCGAACTGCGGATCAGCACCTGCAGGCCGGGGACAGCTCCAGAGCGGAGCAGCACCAGGACAGTGCCCGGCATCAAGGCCTCCAGGTGTTGTCCCACCCCGACCCACCGCTGCCTCAAGTCCCTTATACGGAGGGGGTATTGGGGCGCCGGGTGCCTGGGCCGGGCAGTGCCAGTGGTGTTGGGGGCCCCGAGATCTTCGTGTGCCCATATTGCCACAAAAAGTTCCGTCGCCAAGCCTATCTGCGCAAGCACCTGGGCACTCACGAGGCGGGCTCGGCCGGCACACTGGCCCCGGGCTTTGGCGCCGAACGCGGCGCCCCACTCGCCTTCGCTTGCCCGCTGTGCGGGGCGCACTTCCCGTCGGCAGACATCAGGGACAAGCACCGGCTGTGGCATGCGGTCCGCGAGGAGCTGCTCCTGCCCGCTCTGGCCGGGGCGCCCCCTGAAGCACCGAGCCCAGGCGGGGCATCCGACGCGAGTGCGCAGcaaattttctcttgcaagcaCTGCCCGTCCACTTTTTTTAGCTCCCCGGGGCTGACCCGGCACATCAATAAGTGCCACCCCTCAGAAAGTCGGCAGGTACTGCTGCTGCAGATGCCACTGCGGCCGGGTTGTTGA